GGGGTCGCCGACGTACGTCTCGTACTGGGCCAGCATCGAGGCGCGCGCGGTGACCGACTGCAAGCGCGAGACGAAGCTCGTCTCGAACTGGTTCTTGGCGCGCGTGATCTCGGCTCCGCTCACGGCCTCGTTCGTGATCTTCTTGATCTCCTCGTCGATCGCGGCCTCGAGCTGCGCGAGGGTCACGCCGGGGCGCGCGATGGCCTCGACGAGGAAGTACGAGCCGAGATCCGCCGAGGCCTGGTAGGCCGACACCTCCTGCGCGATCGCCTTGTCGTAGACGAGCGCCTTGTAGAGCCGACTCGCCTTGCCGTCGGTGAGGATCACGCTGAGCAGATCGAGCTCCGCGTCGCCGGGCGCGTATCGCGCGGGGCTGTGCCAGGCCATCACGACCTTGCCGAGCTCCACCTTGTCGGTGAGCGACTCACGCACGACCTTGTCGAGCTTCACGGGCTTGGCGGCCGGCGCCGCGGGCACGGGCGAGGACGGGATCGCGCCGAACCACTTCTCGATGAGCGGCTTGACCTCGGCCGACGAGAAGTCACCGGCGACGACGAGCGCGGCGTTGTTCGGCACGTACCAGCGCTTGAAGAAGCCCTTCACGTCGTCCACGGTCGCGGCCTGCAGGTCCTCGTGCGAGCCGATCACGGGGTGGTGGTAGGGATGCCCCGGCGGGAAGAGCAGCTCGGGCAGCCTGAGCTCGACCTTGCCGTAAGGCTCGTTCTCCGTGCGCTGCCGCCGCTCGTTGCGCACGACCTCGCGCTGGACGTCGAGTTTGTCCTTGGTCATCTCGTCGGCGAGCGAGGAGAAACGATCCGCCTCGAGCCAGAGCAGGAGCTTCAGCGTGTGCGCGGGGCCGACGTCGAAGTAGTCGGTGCGATCCTCGCTCGTCCACGCGTTGTTCCAGCCGCCCTCCGACTCCATCCACGTGTCGAACATCTTCGGCGGCGCGCGGCGCGTGCCCATGAACATGAGGTGCTCGAAGAGGTGCGCGAAGCCCGTGCGCTTCGGCTCCTCGAAGCGCGAGCCCACCTTCACCATCGTGTTCACCGTGACGAGCGGCAACGCGTGATCCTCGTGCAGGATCACGGTCAGCCCGTTCGGCAACGTGTACTTCTCGAACGGCACCTTGATCTCGGCCTTCTGCTCG
This DNA window, taken from Polyangium spumosum, encodes the following:
- a CDS encoding M16 family metallopeptidase, encoding MRPIRPPLRRRAAFVAALLASALAFSAPLVTPSLVATARAEQKAEIKVPFEKYTLPNGLTVILHEDHALPLVTVNTMVKVGSRFEEPKRTGFAHLFEHLMFMGTRRAPPKMFDTWMESEGGWNNAWTSEDRTDYFDVGPAHTLKLLLWLEADRFSSLADEMTKDKLDVQREVVRNERRQRTENEPYGKVELRLPELLFPPGHPYHHPVIGSHEDLQAATVDDVKGFFKRWYVPNNAALVVAGDFSSAEVKPLIEKWFGAIPSSPVPAAPAAKPVKLDKVVRESLTDKVELGKVVMAWHSPARYAPGDAELDLLSVILTDGKASRLYKALVYDKAIAQEVSAYQASADLGSYFLVEAIARPGVTLAQLEAAIDEEIKKITNEAVSGAEITRAKNQFETSFVSRLQSVTARASMLAQYETYVGDPGYAEKDLARYRAVTPEALQRTAKSTLDTNARVIIHVEPEKKTNGAGGAP